From a single Populus trichocarpa isolate Nisqually-1 chromosome 17, P.trichocarpa_v4.1, whole genome shotgun sequence genomic region:
- the LOC18106706 gene encoding uncharacterized protein LOC18106706: protein MVGMSGKERSSWSVLMPSATQQQHHSNLERFLQCVTPTPPSKFLPQSCIHDLNSLWQPPGTKDMVEYFTLGDLWDCYDEWSAYGAGTQVVLSSGETIRQYYVPYLSAIQIYSHKSVVASRNSREYNDVVELESDSWSDDSMSDKLSRSPSNNSSKTWDTISEDSSYDHEGCLSMRDKLGYLYFQYFEISSPYWRVPLMEKVTELSRNNPGLMTLKNVDLSPASWMAVAWYPIYHIPSQGNDKDLSTCFLTYHTLSSSFQDCVNGDDDIEANGAGSEQKGEGNGDISLPPFGLATYKMQGGLWINPETSDDERMIYLESAAGSWLKQLNVHHHDYNFFTSCHCTM from the exons ATGGTGGGCATGAGTGGTAAAGAAAGGTCATCGTGGTCTGTGTTGATGCCTTCAGCAACCCAGCAGCAGCACCACTCCAATCTTGAACGCTTTCTTCAATGTGTGACTCCAACTCCTCCTTCGAAATTCCTTCCTCAG AGCTGCATTCATGATCTAAATAGCTTATGGCAACCACCTGGTACCAAGGATATGGTTGAATATTTCACTTTGGGAGATTTATGGGATTGCTATGATGAATGGAGTGCGTATGGTGCTGGAACCCAAGTAGTATTGAGCAGCGGTGAGACCATTAGGCAATATTATGTTCCTTACCTATCAGCCATTCAGATTTACAGCCATAAGTCAGTGGTGGCTTCCAG GAACTCAAGAGAGTATAATGATGTTGTCGAACTTGAAAGTGATTCTTGGAGCGATGACAGCATGAGTGATAAACTGTCCAGGTCTCCAAGCAACAATTCCAGCAAAACATGGGATACCATTTCCGAGGATTCCAGCTATGACCATGAGGGTTGTTTGTCAATGAGGGATAAACTTGGCTATCTGTACTTTCAGTACTTCGAGATATCTTCTCCTTACTGGAGGGTTCCACTTAtggaaaag gtaACTGAATTATCCAGGAATAATCCGGGATTAATGACACTTAAGAATGTGGATCTTTCTCCAGCAAGTTGGATGGCAGTTGCTTG GTACCCCATATATCATATTCCATCTCAGGGAAATGATAAGGACTTGTCAACGTGCTTCTTGACTTATCATACACTGTCATCATCATTCCAAG ATTGTGTCAATGGGGATGATGACATTGAAGCAAATGGAGCAGGAAGTGAGCAAAAGGGAGAAGGAAATGGTGATATTTCCCTTCCCCCGTTTGGTCTGGCCACGTACAAAATGCAAGGGGGTCTTTGGATAAACCCAGAGACATCTGATGATGAAAGAATGATCTATCTTGAAAGTGCTGCTGGTTCCTGGTTGAAGCAGCTAAATGTCCACCACCATGATTATAACTTTTTTACCAGCTGTCACTGCACCATGTAA
- the LOC18106708 gene encoding ABC transporter G family member 11, which produces MAKNPSTNNVTMEIETSIPSEVVDGIMVGLSPLSETLWRDRTKTEFVGDVSARLTWKDLTVMVTLSNGETQRVLEGLTGYAEPGTLTALMGPSGSGKSTLLDALSSRLAANAFLSGTVLLNGRKTKLSFGTAAYVTQDDNLLGTLTVRETISYSARLRLPDKMPWSEKRALVESTIIEMGLQDCADTVIGNWHLRGISGGEKRRVSIALEILIRPRLLFLDEPTSGLDSASAFFVTQTLRGLSRDGRTVIASIHQPSSEVFELFDRLYLLSGGKTVYFGQVSEAYEFFAQAGFPCPALRNPSDHFLRCINSDFDKVKATLKGSMKLRFEASDDPLEKITTAEAIRTLIDHYRTSQYCYAAREKVEEISKVKGNVLEAGGSQASFLMQAFTLTKRSFINMSRDFGYYWLRLVIYIVVTICIGTIYLNVGTGYNSILARGSCASFVFGFVTFMSIGGFPSFVEEMKVFQRERLNGHYGVVAFVISNTISAMPFLIMITFISGTVCYFMVRLHPGFEHYVFFVLCLYASVTVVESLMMTIASIVPNFLMGIIIGAGIQGIFMLVSGYFRLPNDIPKPVWRYPMSYISFHFWALQGQYQNDLKGLLFDNQSPDLPKIPGEYILENIFQIDVHRSKWVDLSVIFSMIVIYRIIFFIMIKISEDITPWIRGYIAKRRMQQKNGTQNTTVAPDGLIHSPSLRNYVADRPTEM; this is translated from the exons ATGGCGAAGAACCCATCAACGAATAATGTAACAATGGAGATAGAGACAAGCATACCATCAGAGGTTGTAGATGGAATAATGGTAGGTTTGAGTCCTCTAAGCGAGACCCTTTGGAGGGACAGAACTAAAACAGAATTCGTAGGAGATGTGTCGGCAAGGCTTACATGGAAGGATCTGACTGTGATGGTTACCCTCAGCAATGGAGAAACACAGAGGGTTTTGGAGGGACTTACTGGCTATGCTGAGCCTGGAACTCTCACTGCACTTATGGGTCCTTCTGGCTCGGGCAAATCCACTCTCCTTGATGCTCTCTCAAGTCGCCTTGCTGCTAATGCCTTCCTCTCTGGAACGGTTCTCCTCAATGGTCGCAAAACCAAGCTCTCTTTCGGGACCGCT GCCTATGTAACACAAGATGACAACTTGCTTGGTACTCTGACGGTGAGGGAAACAATCTCCTATTCAGCTCGGCTACGTCTTCCTGATAAGATGCCCTGGTCAGAGAAGCGTGCCCTGGTTGAGAGTACCATAATAGAGATGGGTCTCCAAGATTGTGCTGATACTGTTATTGGGAATTGGCATTTGCGTGGGATCAGTgggggagagaagagaagggtcAGCATTGCTCTTGAAATCCTGATAAGGCCCAGACTGCTCTTTCTCGATGAACCAACTAGTGGACTTGACAG TGCTTCAGCTTTCTTTGTAACTCAGACCCTCCGCGGCTTATCTAGAGATGGCAGAACTGTCATTGCTTCAATACACCAGCCTAGCAGTGAAGTTTTTGAGCTTTTTGATAGACTGTACTTGCTTTCAGGAGGCAAAACTGTTTACTTCGGTCAGGTTTCAGAGGCATATGAG TTCTTTGCACAAGCTGGCTTTCCCTGCCCTGCTTTGAGGAACCCTTCTGATCATTTCCTTAGGTGCATCAATTCTGACTTCGACAAAGTGAAGGCTACTTTGAAAGGGTCCATGAAACTGCGG TTTGAGGCAAGTGATGATCCTCTGGAGAAGATAACCACGGCTGAAGCTATCAGAACTCTGATTGATCACTATCGAACTTCTCAGTACTGTTATGCAGCAAGAGAAAAAGTCGAGGAGATATCCAAAGTT AAAGGAAATGTGCTAGAAGCAGGAGGGAGCCAGGCTAGTTTCTTGATGCAGGCCTTTACTTTAACAAAGCGTTCGTTCATCAACATGTCAAGGGACTTTGGGTATTACTGGCTTCGACTAGTGATTTATATTGTGGTCACTATCTGCATTGGAACTATCTATCTCAACGTGGGGACGGGTTACAATTCTATACTG GCAAGAGGGTCGTGTGCCTCATTTGTCTTTGGTTTCGTCACGTTCATGTCAATTGGTGGGTTTCCTTCCTTTGTAGAGGAAatgaag GTCTTCCAAAGAGAAAGGCTAAATGGGCACTATGGTGTGGTCGCATTTGTGATTAGCAACACCATTTCTGCAATGCCGTTCCTGATAATGATTACTTTTATTTCTGGAACTGTTTGTTATTTCATGGTCCGCCTTCATCCAGGATTTGAACATTATGTTTTCTTCGTGCTGTGCCTTTATGCGAGTGTCACCGTAGTTGAAAGCTTGATGATGACCATAGCCAGCATTGTCCCTAATTTCCTCATGGGCATTATCATTGGGGCTGGAATTCag GGAATATTCATGCTAGTATCTGGGTACTTTAGGCTCCCAAATGACATACCAAAGCCTGTGTGGAGATACCCAATGTCGTACATTAGCTTCCACTTCTGGGCTCTACAG GGACAATaccaaaatgatttgaaaggATTGCTGTTCGACAACCAATCGCCTGATCTTCCCAAGATACCTGGCGAGTACATACTGGAAAACATATTCCAGATTGATGTGCACCGGTCCAAATGGGTAGATCTCAGCGTCATATTCAGTATGATTGTCATCTACCGCATCATCTTCTTTATCATGATCAAGATCAGTGAGGATATTACCCCTTGGATCAGGGGTTACATAGCAAAGAGAAGAATGCAGCAGAAGAATGGAACTCAAAATACAACAGTTGCTCCTGATGGTCTCATCCACTCACCTTCTCTGAGGAACTATGTTGCCGATCGTCCGACTGAGATGTAG